Proteins encoded in a region of the Rutidosis leptorrhynchoides isolate AG116_Rl617_1_P2 chromosome 9, CSIRO_AGI_Rlap_v1, whole genome shotgun sequence genome:
- the LOC139868746 gene encoding uncharacterized protein, with the protein MAFLDLEKAYDSVPQKLIWKILNGRVLDELSQRIQGSIPWCLIFADDIVLVSESQDELNIRLEQWRNALEQNGLRISRLKSEYLRCDYGRIEDHNDIVDIRIGDQVLHPHDSFRYLGSMLHKSGMIDEDVSHRIRVGWLKWRAAKGVLENLKVENIVNKMREGRLRWFGHVRRRPPTAPVRRVEALTVSGVRRRGRPTRRLEERLKLDMKELLLTEDMTSNRILWRSRIRIDD; encoded by the exons atggctttcttagacttggaaaaagctTATGATAGTGTCCCACAGAAGTTGATTTGGAAGATCCTTAATGGTAGAG TCTTAGACGAGCTGTCTCAAAGGATACAAGGGAGTATCCCTTGGTGcttgatttttgccgatgatattgttTTAGTATCGGAATCCCAGGATGAGCTAAACATAAGGCTGGAGCAATGGAGGAATGCCCTGGAACAAAATGGACTTCGGATTAGTAGACTTAAATCGGAGTATCTTAGATGTGACTACGGGAGGATCGAAGATCACAATGATATAGTGGATATTCGTATTGGGGATCAGGTCTTACATCCACATGATTCTTTTAGATACTTAGGATCAATGCTACACAAATCGGGAATGATAGATGAGGATGTGTCTCACCGTATAAgggtaggatggttgaagtggagagctGCGAAAGGGGTTTT GGAGAACTTAAAAGTTGAGAATATCGTCAACAAGATGAgagaaggacgacttagatggtttggtCATGTAAGGAGGCGGCCACCCACAGCACCCGTCAGGAGAGTGGAAGCCCTCACAGTTAGTGGCGTAAGAAGAAGAGGTAGACCTACACGTAGGTTGGAGGAGAGACTAAAGCTTGATatgaaggagcttttattgaccgaggacatgacttctaatAGAAttttgtggaggagtagaattaggatTGATGACTAG